One genomic region from Campylobacter concisus encodes:
- the fbaA gene encoding class II fructose-bisphosphate aldolase: MGVLDIVKPGVLSGDDVTKLYAYAKEQGFAIPAVNVVGSDSVNAVLEAAKVANSPVIVQFSNGGAGFYAGKACENAAVLGAIAGAKHVHLLAQAYGVPVILHTDHAARKLLPWIDEIVKASHEYKKTHGVPLFSSHMLDLSEENINENLSTCEKYLKELSELGISLEIELGVTGGEEDGVDNTSVDNALLYTQPEDVALAYERLSKISDKFSIAASFGNVHGVYKPGNVVLRPEILKNSQAYVAKKFNTKSDKPVNFVFHGGSGSELKDIKNAVSYGVIKMNIDTDTQWAFWDGVREYEAKNRAYLQGQIGNPEGDDKPNKKYYDPRKWLRSGEESMVKRLQTAFSDLNCLNRN; the protein is encoded by the coding sequence ATGGGCGTTTTAGATATCGTAAAACCTGGTGTTTTAAGCGGAGATGATGTGACAAAACTTTATGCTTATGCCAAAGAGCAAGGTTTTGCAATACCTGCTGTAAATGTCGTAGGTAGTGACTCGGTAAATGCTGTTTTAGAAGCAGCAAAGGTTGCTAACTCGCCTGTTATCGTTCAGTTTAGTAATGGCGGCGCAGGTTTTTACGCTGGTAAAGCCTGCGAAAACGCAGCCGTTCTTGGTGCGATCGCTGGAGCAAAGCATGTTCATTTGCTTGCCCAGGCTTACGGCGTGCCAGTCATTTTGCACACAGACCACGCTGCCAGAAAGCTCTTACCTTGGATAGATGAGATAGTAAAAGCAAGCCATGAGTATAAAAAAACTCACGGCGTGCCACTTTTTAGCTCTCATATGCTTGATCTTAGCGAAGAGAATATCAACGAAAATTTAAGCACATGCGAGAAGTATCTAAAAGAGCTTAGCGAGCTTGGCATCAGCCTAGAGATCGAGCTAGGCGTCACTGGTGGCGAAGAAGATGGCGTAGATAACACAAGCGTTGATAACGCACTTCTTTACACTCAGCCAGAGGATGTCGCACTTGCTTATGAAAGACTAAGTAAGATAAGCGATAAATTTAGCATCGCAGCTAGTTTTGGTAACGTTCACGGCGTCTATAAACCGGGCAATGTCGTGCTAAGACCAGAAATTCTTAAAAACTCACAAGCCTATGTCGCTAAGAAATTTAACACAAAAAGCGACAAGCCAGTAAATTTTGTATTTCACGGCGGTAGCGGCAGTGAGCTAAAAGATATCAAAAATGCTGTAAGCTACGGCGTTATTAAGATGAACATTGATACCGATACACAGTGGGCTTTCTGGGACGGCGTGCGCGAGTATGAGGCTAAAAATAGAGCGTACTTGCAAGGGCAGATCGGCAACCCAGAGGGCGATGACAAGCCAAATAAAAAATACTACGACCCAAGGAAATGGCTAAGAAGTGGCGAGGAGAGCATGGTTAAGCGTCTTCAGACTGCTTTTAGCGACTTAAACTGCCTAAATAGGAACTAA
- a CDS encoding peptidylprolyl isomerase yields MKKFLFPAVLSLAAAVTLNAAVVATVDGDAISDSDISSLLSAAMPGFDASKLQPNEKKRIIDDLINRKLLLKDAKSSGIEKDVEYIKAVKAAQEGIAVELYMRKLFDSIKVSENELKDFYNKNKASMNQPAQARARHILVEDEKTANDIIAQLKNLKGEALTKKFAELASQKSIDKGSAAHGGELGWFGQSQMVKPFADAAFSMANGTVSTKPVKTQFGYHVILKEDGKAAGTVSFEQAKPEIEQAVKMEKFQAAVRQKSEALRQKAKIEYK; encoded by the coding sequence ATGAAAAAATTTTTGTTTCCAGCAGTTTTAAGTTTAGCTGCAGCTGTCACTCTAAATGCAGCAGTAGTTGCAACAGTTGATGGTGATGCTATAAGCGATAGCGATATTTCAAGCCTTTTATCGGCAGCCATGCCAGGATTTGACGCTAGCAAGCTTCAGCCAAATGAGAAAAAACGTATAATCGACGATCTAATAAATAGAAAACTTCTTTTAAAAGATGCTAAATCAAGTGGTATTGAAAAAGATGTAGAGTATATCAAAGCTGTAAAAGCAGCGCAAGAAGGCATCGCAGTTGAGCTTTATATGAGAAAGCTTTTTGATAGCATAAAAGTAAGTGAAAACGAACTAAAAGATTTTTACAATAAAAACAAAGCTAGCATGAACCAACCAGCTCAAGCAAGAGCTAGACATATCTTAGTTGAAGATGAAAAAACAGCAAACGACATCATCGCTCAACTTAAAAATTTAAAAGGTGAGGCGCTAACTAAGAAATTTGCAGAGCTAGCAAGCCAAAAATCAATCGACAAAGGCTCAGCAGCACACGGCGGCGAGCTTGGCTGGTTTGGTCAAAGCCAAATGGTAAAACCTTTTGCAGACGCAGCATTTTCAATGGCTAATGGCACAGTTTCAACTAAACCAGTTAAAACTCAGTTTGGTTACCATGTTATCTTGAAAGAAGATGGTAAGGCAGCTGGCACTGTAAGCTTTGAGCAAGCAAAACCAGAGATCGAGCAAGCTGTAAAAATGGAGAAATTCCAAGCTGCTGTTAGACAAAAAAGTGAAGCTCTACGCCAAAAAGCAAAGATAGAATACAAATAA
- the nth gene encoding endonuclease III encodes MRTKKDILEIKRRLLEEFKDAKSELKFRNLYELLVCVMLSAQCTDKRVNLITPALFEAYKDVYELASANLASLKLMINSCSFFNNKAVNLIKMANSVVELYNGEIPLDEEKLKALAGVGQKTAHVVLLEATNANVMAVDTHVFRVAHRLDLSHAKTPEATEADLSHAFKTDLGKLHQAMVLFGRYTCKAKKPLCHECILNNLCNSKDKII; translated from the coding sequence ATGAGAACAAAAAAAGATATTTTAGAGATAAAAAGAAGACTTTTAGAAGAGTTTAAAGACGCCAAAAGCGAGCTTAAATTTAGAAATTTATATGAGCTACTTGTCTGTGTCATGCTCTCAGCCCAGTGCACTGATAAAAGAGTAAATTTAATAACTCCAGCTTTATTTGAAGCGTATAAAGATGTCTATGAGCTAGCTAGCGCAAATTTAGCAAGTCTAAAACTCATGATAAACTCGTGCAGCTTTTTTAATAACAAAGCGGTAAATTTAATCAAAATGGCAAATAGCGTGGTTGAGCTTTATAATGGAGAAATTCCGCTTGATGAAGAGAAGCTAAAAGCGCTTGCTGGAGTTGGACAAAAGACCGCTCATGTCGTACTTTTAGAAGCTACAAATGCAAATGTTATGGCTGTTGATACGCACGTTTTTAGAGTGGCGCACAGACTTGATCTTAGCCATGCAAAAACGCCAGAAGCTACTGAAGCTGATCTTAGCCATGCCTTTAAAACAGATCTTGGCAAGCTTCATCAAGCCATGGTGCTCTTTGGACGTTACACCTGTAAAGCCAAAAAACCGCTTTGCCATGAGTGTATTTTAAATAATCTTTGTAACAGCAAGGACAAGATTATTTAA
- the dsbD gene encoding protein-disulfide reductase DsbD: MFLKFLFSLILFVGSLFAEVLDVSKAFVLTPSVDSQNVEVKFNFGENIYLYKESFEIKLAGKKINELLNLPSSENTGEYEIYPKDFSIFIPLNLVKENLSNGKAILDINYQGCAKNGICYRPQSRIYEITDQAGKFSIATFKKEQKNDTDSLAEEFSSEQDIANGLGDKNFFISLLTFFGYGLLLSLTPCVFPMIPILSSIIVSKGANLNAKKGFLLSFIYVVAMSLAYALAGVAASLLGFGIAGALQNIYVLGAFAAIFVILSFSMFGFYDIKLPAKFENLISKKSQNSSGYVGIFIMGFASALIVSPCVAAPLAGALLYIAQSGNIFYGGIMLFVMGLGMGVPLLIIGLSSGKLLPKPGSWMDEVKKIFGFLMLIMAVWILARVLGEFFELLGYGIIGVFMAVYFGAFEVAEQSWAKFKKAFFILVFIYSVMLIVGSFLGSKEAFSPLSGLNLAKSDSALKFNSVKNLDELNEVIKNSTKPVLVDFYADWCVSCKEIEKITFKDSDVMDALANFALIRINVTNGGSQNDEMLRNFGLIDPPALLLFSGGDELKFLRTIGFIDAKNFLAKLEKIK, translated from the coding sequence ATGTTTTTAAAATTTCTTTTTTCGCTTATTTTATTTGTAGGCTCGCTTTTTGCCGAGGTTTTAGATGTTAGCAAAGCCTTTGTTTTAACTCCAAGCGTTGATAGTCAAAATGTTGAAGTGAAGTTTAACTTTGGTGAAAATATCTATCTTTATAAAGAGAGTTTTGAGATTAAGCTAGCTGGCAAAAAGATAAATGAGCTATTAAATTTGCCAAGTAGTGAAAATACGGGAGAATATGAAATTTATCCAAAAGATTTTTCGATTTTTATCCCATTAAATTTAGTAAAAGAAAATCTTTCAAATGGCAAAGCAATACTTGACATTAACTATCAAGGCTGTGCTAAAAACGGCATTTGCTACCGCCCGCAAAGCAGAATTTATGAGATAACTGACCAAGCTGGAAAATTTAGCATCGCCACTTTTAAAAAAGAGCAAAAAAACGATACCGACAGCCTTGCCGAAGAATTTTCTAGCGAGCAAGATATTGCAAATGGGCTTGGAGATAAAAATTTCTTTATCTCGCTTCTTACTTTTTTTGGTTATGGTCTCTTGCTTTCACTAACACCTTGCGTCTTTCCGATGATACCGATACTTTCAAGCATAATCGTCTCAAAAGGTGCTAATTTAAATGCAAAAAAAGGCTTTTTATTATCATTCATTTATGTTGTCGCGATGAGCCTAGCTTATGCACTAGCTGGAGTTGCAGCTAGCCTACTTGGTTTTGGTATCGCAGGAGCTTTGCAAAACATCTATGTGCTTGGCGCTTTTGCGGCCATTTTTGTCATTTTAAGCTTTAGTATGTTTGGATTTTATGATATAAAATTGCCAGCAAAATTTGAAAATTTGATAAGTAAAAAATCGCAAAATAGCTCAGGCTATGTTGGAATTTTTATTATGGGTTTTGCCTCAGCTCTCATCGTATCACCTTGCGTAGCAGCACCATTAGCTGGTGCGCTTCTTTATATTGCCCAAAGTGGAAATATCTTTTATGGTGGCATTATGCTTTTTGTCATGGGGCTTGGCATGGGCGTACCATTACTTATTATCGGGCTAAGCTCTGGAAAGCTCTTGCCAAAACCTGGTAGTTGGATGGATGAAGTGAAAAAAATCTTTGGTTTTTTGATGCTCATCATGGCAGTTTGGATCCTTGCACGTGTGCTCGGAGAATTTTTTGAGCTATTAGGATATGGCATTATAGGCGTTTTTATGGCGGTTTATTTTGGGGCATTTGAAGTAGCAGAGCAAAGCTGGGCTAAGTTTAAAAAAGCGTTTTTTATCCTAGTTTTTATATATTCAGTTATGCTAATAGTTGGTTCGTTTTTGGGCTCAAAGGAGGCTTTCTCTCCACTTTCTGGACTAAATTTGGCAAAAAGTGATAGTGCGTTAAAATTTAATTCCGTTAAAAATTTAGATGAACTAAATGAGGTAATAAAAAACTCAACCAAGCCCGTTTTAGTAGATTTTTATGCTGATTGGTGTGTAAGCTGCAAAGAGATAGAAAAGATCACTTTTAAAGATAGCGATGTTATGGATGCTTTGGCAAATTTTGCACTTATTCGTATCAATGTAACGAATGGTGGATCACAAAATGATGAGATGCTAAGAAATTTTGGGCTTATTGATCCGCCTGCACTCTTGTTATTTAGTGGTGGAGATGAGCTAAAATTTCTTAGAACTATCGGTTTCATAGATGCTAAAAATTTTCTAGCAAAGCTTGAGAAAATTAAATAA
- the ppk2 gene encoding polyphosphate kinase 2, producing the protein MSKDKKHQKSEKLGYEEELRLLQIELLKFQNYVKEKGLRVLMLMEGRDAAGKGGTIKRLTEHLNPRGCRIVALAKPSDVEKTQWYFQRYVTHLPSAGEIVIFDRSWYNRAGVEPVMGFCTQEEHKEFLREVPKFEEMIINSGIIFFKIYLSITKDEQKKRFKERQNDPLKQFKISPVDQKAQELWDQYSIAKYSMLLASHNSISPWVIVSSDNKKEARLNVFKFILSHVEYPKKINDYLEFDKNVVRDGSEEIKRIEEGLNKDKLKSID; encoded by the coding sequence ATGTCAAAAGACAAAAAACACCAAAAAAGTGAGAAACTTGGCTACGAGGAAGAGCTTAGACTACTTCAAATTGAACTTTTAAAATTTCAAAATTACGTAAAAGAAAAAGGCCTTAGAGTACTTATGTTAATGGAAGGGCGCGATGCAGCCGGTAAAGGAGGAACGATAAAACGCCTAACTGAGCATCTAAATCCAAGAGGTTGCCGTATAGTAGCGCTTGCTAAGCCAAGTGATGTCGAAAAAACGCAGTGGTATTTTCAAAGATATGTGACTCATCTACCAAGTGCTGGAGAGATCGTGATCTTTGATAGAAGCTGGTACAATAGAGCTGGCGTTGAGCCAGTAATGGGCTTTTGCACGCAAGAAGAGCATAAGGAATTTTTACGTGAAGTACCAAAATTTGAAGAGATGATCATAAACTCCGGCATAATTTTCTTTAAAATTTATCTTTCAATCACAAAAGATGAGCAGAAAAAACGCTTCAAAGAGAGGCAGAATGATCCGTTAAAGCAGTTTAAAATTTCACCCGTTGATCAAAAAGCACAAGAACTTTGGGATCAATACTCTATCGCTAAATATTCTATGCTTCTTGCCTCTCACAATAGCATTTCGCCATGGGTCATCGTCTCAAGCGATAACAAAAAAGAAGCTAGGCTAAATGTCTTTAAATTTATCCTAAGTCACGTTGAATATCCAAAAAAGATAAATGACTACTTGGAATTTGACAAAAACGTCGTAAGAGATGGAAGTGAAGAGATAAAACGCATAGAAGAAGGGCTGAATAAAGATAAGTTAAAGAGTATCGATTAG
- a CDS encoding trehalose-6-phosphate synthase, with the protein MYLFFLITHLICAIVFIGYVFFDACIYPFAKKTVDAKTLEIVKKAYTKGSAKVFGTAFLLLLISGAYMAKDYFGGELGWWQSNFQKLLLVKIFVLLIMCLVTFISVFNVIILKKPDPFGKFSHLIALVLCLIMVILAKVMWWA; encoded by the coding sequence ATGTACTTATTTTTTTTGATTACTCATTTAATTTGTGCCATTGTATTTATAGGATACGTATTTTTCGATGCTTGCATATATCCATTTGCTAAAAAAACGGTTGATGCTAAAACCCTTGAAATAGTTAAAAAAGCCTACACAAAAGGCAGCGCAAAGGTATTTGGCACAGCGTTTTTATTGCTTTTAATAAGTGGCGCTTATATGGCAAAAGACTATTTTGGAGGCGAGCTTGGCTGGTGGCAAAGCAACTTTCAAAAGCTACTGCTTGTAAAAATTTTTGTTTTACTCATAATGTGCCTTGTAACTTTTATCTCTGTTTTTAATGTCATTATTTTAAAAAAGCCTGATCCATTTGGTAAATTTTCACATTTAATAGCTCTAGTGCTTTGCCTAATAATGGTCATTTTAGCAAAAGTAATGTGGTGGGCTTAA
- the dnaK gene encoding molecular chaperone DnaK — protein sequence MSKVIGIDLGTTNSCVSVFERGESKVIPNKEGKNTTPSVVAFTDKGEILVGDVAKRQAVTNPEKTIYSIKRIMGLMSNEKNAEEAKSRLPYHVVDRNGACAVEIAGKVYTPQEISAKILIKLKEDAEAYLGEKVTDAVITVPAYFNDSQRKATKEAGTIAGLNVLRIINEPTAAALAYGLDKKEAEKILVYDLGGGTFDVTVLETGDNIVEVLATGGNAFLGGDDFDNKIIDWLVSEFKNETGIDLKGDIMALQRLKEAAENAKKELSSAQETEINLPFITADATGPKHLVKKLTRAKFEGMIDSLVGETITKINEVTKDAGLNKSDIKEVVMVGGSTRVPLVQEEVKKAFGKELNKSVNPDEVVAIGAAIQGAVIKGDVKDVLLLDVTPLSLGIETLGGVMTKIIEKGTTIPTKKSQVFSTAEDNQSAVTIMVLQGEREFARDNKSLGNFNLEGIPAAPRGVPQIEVEFDIDANGILTVSAKDKATGKAQNITISGSSGLSEDEINSMVKDAELHKEEDKKRKDAVEARNQADALVHQTEKSMNELGEKVPAEDRSNIEAALNDLKEVLKDENSSKEQIDAKVEALSKASHKLAEAMYKKDENAGANGGNNKKDDDVIDAEVE from the coding sequence ATGTCAAAAGTTATAGGTATAGACTTAGGTACAACAAACTCTTGTGTGAGCGTTTTTGAACGCGGCGAGAGCAAGGTTATCCCAAATAAAGAGGGTAAAAACACAACTCCATCTGTTGTTGCTTTTACAGACAAAGGTGAAATTCTAGTAGGTGACGTTGCAAAACGTCAAGCAGTTACAAACCCTGAAAAAACGATATATTCTATCAAACGTATCATGGGTTTGATGAGCAATGAAAAAAATGCTGAAGAGGCAAAAAGCCGCTTGCCATATCACGTCGTAGACAGAAATGGTGCTTGCGCGGTTGAGATCGCTGGCAAGGTTTACACTCCACAAGAAATTTCAGCAAAAATTCTTATCAAACTAAAAGAAGACGCTGAAGCATATCTTGGTGAAAAGGTAACAGACGCGGTTATCACCGTACCTGCATACTTTAACGATAGCCAAAGAAAGGCTACAAAAGAGGCTGGAACGATCGCAGGACTAAACGTGCTTCGTATCATCAACGAGCCAACAGCTGCGGCACTTGCTTATGGTCTTGATAAAAAAGAGGCTGAGAAAATTTTAGTTTATGACCTAGGTGGCGGTACATTTGACGTTACAGTGCTTGAAACTGGCGATAATATCGTTGAAGTTTTGGCAACCGGTGGTAACGCATTCTTGGGCGGCGATGACTTTGATAACAAGATCATCGACTGGCTAGTAAGTGAGTTTAAAAATGAAACTGGTATCGACCTAAAAGGCGATATCATGGCACTTCAACGCTTAAAAGAAGCTGCTGAAAATGCCAAAAAAGAGCTAAGCTCAGCTCAAGAGACCGAGATAAATTTACCATTTATCACAGCTGATGCGACTGGTCCAAAACACCTTGTCAAAAAGCTAACTCGTGCTAAATTTGAGGGCATGATCGACTCACTTGTGGGTGAGACTATCACTAAGATAAACGAGGTAACAAAAGACGCTGGTTTAAATAAAAGCGACATCAAAGAGGTCGTAATGGTCGGTGGTTCAACTCGTGTGCCACTTGTTCAAGAAGAGGTTAAAAAAGCATTTGGTAAAGAGCTAAATAAGAGCGTTAATCCAGATGAGGTCGTAGCTATCGGTGCTGCTATCCAAGGTGCGGTCATAAAAGGCGACGTTAAGGATGTGCTACTTCTTGACGTTACTCCACTTAGCCTTGGTATCGAAACACTTGGCGGCGTGATGACTAAGATCATCGAAAAAGGCACAACCATACCAACTAAGAAAAGCCAAGTCTTCTCAACTGCTGAAGATAATCAAAGTGCCGTTACTATCATGGTTTTACAAGGCGAGCGTGAGTTTGCAAGGGACAATAAATCACTTGGAAATTTCAACCTTGAAGGCATCCCAGCAGCTCCAAGAGGCGTACCTCAAATCGAAGTTGAGTTTGACATTGACGCAAACGGAATTTTAACCGTTTCTGCAAAAGATAAAGCAACTGGCAAAGCTCAAAATATCACCATCTCCGGATCAAGCGGTCTTAGCGAAGATGAGATAAATAGCATGGTAAAAGACGCCGAGCTTCATAAAGAAGAGGATAAAAAACGCAAAGACGCAGTTGAGGCTAGAAACCAAGCTGACGCACTAGTTCATCAAACTGAAAAGAGCATGAACGAGCTTGGCGAGAAGGTCCCAGCTGAGGATAGAAGCAACATCGAAGCTGCGCTAAACGATCTAAAAGAGGTCTTAAAAGATGAAAATTCTTCAAAAGAGCAAATCGATGCTAAAGTAGAAGCTCTAAGCAAGGCCAGCCACAAACTAGCAGAAGCTATGTATAAAAAAGATGAAAACGCTGGCGCAAACGGTGGAAACAACAAAAAAGACGACGACGTTATAGACGCTGAAGTCGAGTAA
- the grpE gene encoding nucleotide exchange factor GrpE, translated as MSEEVKEQNLPEVEPVQELANDSVNLDALGDISKVEKLEKELGEITDKYYRANAEFENIKKRYEKEKTDVANYANEKFARDLLPVIDALEIAANFDPEDDEFAKKIKEGILITINQFKKCFEKHGVSEIPTDTEFDPSVHNAVLRVDSEEKQSGQIVQALQKGYMINGRVLRPAMVSVAN; from the coding sequence GTGAGCGAAGAGGTAAAAGAGCAAAACCTACCTGAGGTTGAGCCTGTGCAAGAACTAGCTAATGATAGTGTAAATTTGGACGCACTTGGCGATATTTCAAAGGTTGAAAAACTTGAAAAAGAGCTCGGAGAAATAACTGATAAATATTATAGAGCAAATGCTGAGTTTGAAAATATCAAAAAGCGATATGAAAAAGAGAAGACGGACGTTGCAAACTATGCAAATGAGAAATTTGCTAGGGACTTGCTACCAGTCATAGATGCTCTTGAGATCGCTGCAAATTTTGATCCAGAGGATGATGAATTTGCCAAAAAGATCAAAGAGGGCATTTTGATAACTATAAATCAGTTTAAAAAATGCTTTGAAAAGCATGGCGTAAGCGAGATACCAACTGACACTGAGTTTGATCCGAGCGTGCATAATGCTGTTTTAAGGGTCGATAGCGAAGAGAAGCAGAGTGGTCAAATCGTGCAAGCTTTGCAAAAAGGCTATATGATAAATGGTAGGGTTTTGCGCCCAGCTATGGTCAGTGTAGCAAACTAA
- a CDS encoding HrcA family transcriptional regulator has product MSKTNKRDLILNSIIEAYLQDNMPIGSNELGSRMSAAIPASTIRVYFKKLSDEGEITKLHISGGRIPTIAAMRRYWSEIFAISDINLEINDAEILKKLCDEFELYCMIFGTIDNELLEILNLNDRYMILNFGEDEIVIKFDARMYKFLSNLAGVSLNKLELICSQVGLSELKSKIRELKRTKIYFQENEILAFNMFKDRRFKMVFDPSFSLQMDEKLTFSPMFDENFMGLKFSANYLGNEAQMICAGSIYTDYVKFINLIKEAA; this is encoded by the coding sequence GTGAGTAAAACAAATAAACGTGATTTGATACTAAATTCTATCATCGAGGCTTATTTGCAGGACAATATGCCTATTGGTTCAAATGAGCTCGGCTCTCGTATGAGTGCGGCTATTCCGGCTTCTACGATACGTGTTTATTTTAAAAAGCTTTCAGACGAAGGCGAGATCACCAAGCTTCATATAAGTGGCGGTCGGATACCGACAATTGCTGCGATGAGAAGATATTGGAGTGAAATTTTTGCTATAAGTGATATAAATTTAGAGATAAATGACGCCGAAATACTGAAGAAGCTATGCGATGAATTTGAGCTTTACTGCATGATTTTTGGTACAATCGATAATGAATTGCTAGAAATTTTAAATTTAAATGATAGATATATGATCTTAAATTTTGGCGAAGATGAGATTGTCATCAAATTTGATGCTAGGATGTATAAATTTTTAAGTAATCTTGCTGGAGTTAGTTTAAACAAACTTGAGCTTATCTGCTCTCAAGTTGGCTTAAGCGAACTAAAAAGTAAAATAAGAGAGCTTAAAAGGACTAAAATTTACTTCCAAGAAAACGAAATTTTAGCCTTTAATATGTTTAAAGATAGACGTTTTAAGATGGTTTTTGACCCAAGTTTTAGCTTGCAGATGGACGAAAAACTTACATTTTCTCCTATGTTTGATGAAAATTTTATGGGGCTCAAATTTAGTGCAAACTATCTTGGCAACGAAGCACAGATGATCTGTGCTGGCAGTATTTATACTGACTATGTGAAATTTATAAATCTAATAAAGGAGGCTGCGTGA
- a CDS encoding DNA-binding protein gives MIETSDIFNLLHNAVEAKNIGKKISQAKMAEELGVPMRTYQDWRLGNSKPQAVAAVCKLLCELDDDEILFVINKMRKLLGK, from the coding sequence ATGATTGAAACAAGTGATATATTTAATTTGCTTCACAATGCAGTTGAGGCAAAAAATATCGGTAAGAAAATTTCACAAGCAAAAATGGCAGAAGAGCTTGGTGTACCAATGAGAACATATCAAGATTGGAGGCTTGGCAACTCAAAGCCACAAGCTGTTGCTGCAGTTTGTAAGCTACTATGTGAGCTTGACGACGATGAAATATTATTTGTTATCAATAAGATGAGAAAGTTGTTAGGAAAATAG
- the kdsB gene encoding 3-deoxy-manno-octulosonate cytidylyltransferase, translating into MIIIPARLASTRFSNKILKEINGVPMFVATALRVSGVDDVAVAVDEPSVLGVAKAHGIKAVLTSKDHQSGTDRINEAAQILGLSESEIIINVQADEPFIEPENIAKFRAFCEQNRQNAFMFSCYKNMDDEFADDKNLVKVVTDFEGYALYFSRSRIPFNRSECKSYKAHLGIYGYSVKSLKEFCGLLPSSLENTEKLEQLRALENGKKIAMLEVESQSIGIDSEEDYQRALAKFGKK; encoded by the coding sequence ATGATAATCATCCCAGCCCGCCTTGCCTCAACAAGGTTTAGTAATAAAATTTTAAAAGAGATAAACGGCGTGCCGATGTTTGTGGCGACGGCTCTTAGAGTAAGCGGCGTGGACGATGTGGCGGTTGCTGTGGATGAGCCAAGTGTGCTTGGTGTCGCCAAGGCTCACGGCATAAAAGCGGTGCTAACTAGCAAAGATCATCAAAGTGGCACTGACAGGATAAATGAAGCGGCGCAAATTTTGGGGCTAAGCGAGAGCGAGATCATCATAAATGTTCAGGCTGATGAGCCATTTATAGAGCCTGAAAATATCGCTAAATTTAGGGCATTTTGCGAGCAAAATAGGCAAAATGCCTTTATGTTTTCTTGCTATAAAAATATGGACGATGAGTTTGCAGATGATAAAAATTTAGTCAAAGTGGTGACTGATTTTGAGGGCTATGCGCTTTACTTTTCAAGATCGAGGATACCATTTAACAGAAGCGAGTGCAAAAGCTACAAGGCGCACCTTGGCATCTACGGATACAGCGTAAAGAGCCTAAAAGAGTTTTGCGGCCTCTTGCCTTCAAGCCTTGAAAATACTGAGAAGCTCGAGCAGCTACGCGCCCTAGAAAATGGTAAAAAGATAGCGATGCTAGAGGTTGAAAGTCAAAGTATAGGCATCGATAGCGAAGAGGACTACCAAAGAGCGCTAGCTAAATTTGGTAAAAAATAA